aagaaaaaagaaagaaattacaaattacagaaattgttgaaagaaattaaatttagtCCTTGAAGAAGTAACTTAGGTCGATTAGGTTATGTGCACCATCGGATCGTATATGTGattttgaactgaaaaaatcCCTCATAAGCACACATTTGCCTACGACTTGAATTTAATCGTTCTGCTTCTCTATCGTTCCCCAACCTTTCGTTAATCCACCACTCTTATGACCACCTCCGACCCTAAGGTTACCTTTTGAATTTCATATATTACTTGAAAAATGGAATTGCTATATTATTTCTGGGTCTTTTTACATTACAGATATGGAAGGTACAACTTTCGGATAAAACAGTGCGTTAACTGGTAGttacacacaaatacacaggTACACAAATTACAACCACTTTCctggatttgtttttctctttcattctgatattatttttgtttttttctgaagataattaataattttctttagatttaattttcaaactcTTCTCATCTTTAGCAATAAATCGAATATGTAAAGTTATGTTTAACCTATTAGAAcagtttttcttggatttgttAGTGTGATTCACTTAATTCAAAGACTAATAGGTTATAAAGCGGTTGGTTAATAGGATTTCTCATGCTCGCCATCTTTTGTTTGTTCAACACTCGCTGCATCCAATGAAATATgaatttgtttgctttttagTCATCAAGCGATACTGATGCTAATGATTTTCAAAGTACAATCCTAACATACTGGTTTGCTTTAGGTACTGAGTCTTCCCAAAAgttaaacaaaaactttcaattttgttttgggaaatgtttatttattcgaatAAGTTTTTTCTCACTAAATATTCACACGCTTTCACTGAATTTGTCGTCTTTTCGCTTTTACCATACAATAAAGCTTACACaggaaaaacaacacaaataaatCGAGGAAATCCTATGTACCATGCTTCGATACATctaaaatatgaggaaaaataaaatctaaataaattGGATTGGGATTTGTAATGCAATCAGATTATCCTTAAGAAACTTTTTGATTCTGATCAAAAGTTGACAAATAATAGAGTTGACCAGATCGAGAGCGCAATGAGTGGATCAGAATCAGATCCCTCAGATTCCCGAGGGTCTGCGGGTCTTTGTTGCGCTGGTTCACACTGGTTAGTGCAATAATGAATGAAACATCTAATACGATTTTAATGATAAATGCACTATTGATCtctgaataaacaaataacgaACGCAAACATAATGGTTCATTCATAACTTATGCGGGAAATGTTCTGGTTGGGAGTAACTCTCCTTTTAAGCAGTTTTTTAACGATTACATATTCACAAACAAGCTGTTATCCGGTAAGAGTTGACAAGAGGAACATTATTACATATGATGAGATTAAATTTGATACTTCCGCATAATTTCAGATTCAATATTCACCGTATTCCGGCTACAAAGATAAACACGCTATGATATTCTATGTCGAACAGTTTCAGGATCTTGCCGATCAGATTGCCTGCCAATTGGAAAGTTTGGAAATTGATTATAGTCGTGAAGTACTCTTAAAACCAAACGATATTAAGCTTTATGAAGTCTGTAACAATAGCGATGTACGTTTGTCAAATTATATACTATTATAAGTAATAACGGTTGATAAATAGGGAAACCCCTATAAGTTAAGGAAGCTCTACACTACAATTTTTATCTAGAAGATCCAGCCATATAGGGTCTATCGTTGTATGAGCCATATGCCATTTGCTCAATTTAATTATGCACGTATTACATTTCTAGAATCAAGATCAGAGAAAAAACACGACAcattaaatgcatcaccccacgaatctgaggtggtacggatttcaggtgcaatattcgtatacgggatcgtagattatggagaccggggtggttctgctcatgtCTCCCTGCATCCCaatgtaaacagacggctccgGAGCGCTGTTTCTTGCGACGTCCTCTATAGTTccgcaacgcgccacccttgcgccccgcccctcctgcgattcgtccgaatggacGGGTGGGGGCGGGGTTGGGcggagcgcaaacgttgcgcattgcaataTAAGCCGTCATAGGAAACAGCATTCCgcggtcgtccgtttccactgatacagagagaaatggacggaatcgccccattctccataatctacaatcccgtataagaatattccacctgaaatcgtaccacctcagattcgtggggtgatgcatttaaactCTCTTTTTATTGCTCAAGGAATTCTCCCTTTTGTAACAAAGGCAGGGGTGCAACCATTTACTACTTAAAATACAAGTCATTTGAGCTGTAATTACCTTTCTGTTAACCCTGTGAGGTATACAACCACAGCGATGTTATCAGTGTGAAAACACTGAGAAATGAAAGGCTAATGCAGCTTTTTGTAGCAAAGTAATCGCAGCGTAGCTGCAAGCATTATTGCAACTAACAGTTAGTACTCTTAGGAGAGTATTGTCAGAAATCCTAATTTTGCAAGAATGATCTGGACTACTATGAAGGATTCCAGAAATAGCCTCagttatgtatttatttcgttttaaaGACACctctccacgaatctgaagtggaacggatttcagggggAGTATTCGTGTTTGagcgtagattatggagggaagggtgattccgtccatttcttcctaattgccgtaaaaaacggccggaagatacagccTCGGgcgctccggcgcgctattttctacaacgagttcgattggagcgcgccagccttgtgtacgcgccgcatcttcccggcggtttttacggcaattaggaagaaattgatggaATCAGCattctctataatctacgatcccgtatacgaatactccacctgaaatccgtagcagctcggattcgtggggtgatgcctttaagtacgtATCTATGCTCAGAAAGGACGCTCTATTTGTAATTTCCCGCTCTATCGTCATTCGTCACGGTACCGTTGAGCGAGTGCTAGCTCGTTCTGCTGCTGGCAACGCGGCATGCAGCAGTACTGCCACAATATTCGTGAGTGCCGCGTTCATACTTCTGTCGCttctgtgaactctgcgggaaGGCTCACCAACCACATGTGAGCTTATGATCTCTTGGCGGGAACCGGTGCTTGTTTGATGATATACACCCACAATGTGATATCACCGTTTTTCTCCTGTCCTCATTGCACGGCTCCCTATCCTCATGCGAATGGAATAAATTATTACGTGCATTTTTTAGTTTCTTAATCATACCAGCACGTTGCACATTACCGTAACCATTACAATGGCCTTGAAAGTAGGTGATCACTACTATTGTTTCACTCTTacgaattttttcaatatgtAGTTGACTAGAAGTTATAGATCGAAGAGATGTGCCGAAATGATGTGGTCTTGTTGCATATGAAGCAAATAGATAAGAAATGGTTGGGTCATGTCATAACCCCTCGAACTGATATGATCATACCACTCGTAAGTGAAGATGGAGGTGAGCGCCAAATACACATCCACTTTCATCGCCTAAAATGTCCGAAACTTGCTTatttcgtgcaaaaaaaaaatcaataattcgaAACGCGGAGAGCGTTGCCATTCGAATTTTGTGGTTTTAGCTACAAGTTTTATTCTCCTGATCATCGCAATGCGAGAATCCACTCCCATGAATTTTGTGAAGAGCAGACATTAGTTTTACCGTCGCATAGTCGCTCGCTACGCTGTCGAAATACGAAGGGCAACGGCGCAAAAATTTTCGCTGGCTTATTTTGATAGTCGACGGTTGGTAAGCCACACGTATTCTTTTGCCTACACCGTATACCTCCACGGAGATTTTGgtaaatttcttgaagattttcGAGAAACTTCTAAATCTTCAATTCCATGTGAATTGAAAATTCTTATTGTGTTCACATGCGATGAcctacaaatttatttattttttctcggtttttctttaattctctGGGAGGTGGCTTTCCGCTCATTACGTTTCATTCGGAAGACGATTgctaaataatgaaaaatagacAGCACCCGGCCAATTTGATTACAGAACTCAGTTCAGCATAAACTTTTAAAGATAGTACAGTTGTTGTCAAAGAATCCTTAACATATGTTAAGAACCGATGTTTGATTCGCTTATGATTCTAATGGAGACTGTAGCAATGGCCTGGGGACCATTATATTTCACACCAGATAAATCCAAGTACAAATCATTGAAACTAATCGAAAAGGCAGTTAAGGTGAGCTCGTTAGCTCAGGACGACTGGCGAGGAGGAATGAACGATCCAACAACacaatttattgtttattgttttcagAGTAAACTAGTTCTTGTGCCATCATTAGCTGTTTGCATGGTGTTTTTGGTTGGTGTTGTTGGAGTAATAAGCTTTTTTGCAAAGAGGAAGAAACAAAAGGCGGAAGAGAAAAGTTTgcaaaaacgaaaatcttTTCTACTAGCTGAATGGggtgatgaaaattttcaggtGCTTGGAGTTGGGtctaaaaattctagaatagAATTCATCACTAGCTCTTGGATTCAGGGAACTCCTATGTGGAATATTGAAGGAGAACCTTTATTGGCACCGATTGATATTGTCGGAAATCCAAACGAGGCATTGCTGCAACTCCCACGCGATCCTCGACCAACCAGAGGTTCCAATGAAGTAATTCTCTCAGAAACTGAGTAGAGGTGAGCATCCCTTGGTGGATACTTGTAGGAAGGAATTGTAATAGATGTTATAAAAGGAAGAACAAATTAGCAAATTTTTAGTGTTTACCTGGACCAATAGGATGAAGAGTTATTACATCAAAAAAATCGTACGCGATTATGATCTTCAGCAgtttaaagattttttcttaaatgaagTTGAACTTAATTTGTTTGAGACTGAACATGAGGCACGTGAGGCATATTGCAACCGACAGAAATATAAGTCATCATGGATACTATCCTGCAAATTTCCGCGTCATACTCGACGCATGACCAGCTAGGATTCTCAGATATCTGCGTACGTACATACAATCCACTGGCGATCGGAAAAATTCTCCTCGACGGTAGCACAgggaaggaaaaaggaaagatagccgatgtagaaaaaagaaagaaggctttattgaaattgaagacatgattattaattaatttcattattcaAAACCAAACCTTTGGAAACATTTGTAACGATGAGAAATTTAAAGTAAACGAAATGTAAACTTCTGACAATTTGCAAGACAGTAGAGTTTCATGATCCATGTTTCATGCACGACAAGCGCTTAGGACACGGGCGTATCAGGAGGGTCACCGGAGGTTGTGACCTGTTAAACAGTGAGGAGATCCTACCCATCTCTGCCGTCCTTTAATGATAAtctcctcattttctttccactttcGCTGAGCGGACGATGTTTTCTGAGAATTTGGAGATTATTATCGTTTTCCTCGTCACTTCCAGAATTACCATCCCAAACTCCTACATCAGGAGTCCCACATCAGAACATCCAAACTTCAGTTCACTTCCAGATTTACCATTCCGAACTGAGGTCCCAATACCATTTATTTATGATATGCGGGTAGAGCGCTATGAGCAATCGCAACCTCCGACGTTTAGGAAACGTTGCTGTATTGCGGTCGtattattctttgaatttttcaatttagttcacatttatatttattaacacGAGTTTTGCCATTTTgctaattttcgaaaaattatttgatgcTTCTTTCAAAAGTTTGCCTACAACATTTTGTTCACGATTTCTGTAAACAATTCGATATTTCGCCGTCGGAGTTCCACGAATGAGCGTCCGATAATTGAGGGAGCAGTGCACTTTGTGCACTTGAATATCTGTAGTCTTCCTTTCAGTACAATGAAACGAAGCATAACCAACTAATAGAAATGAGATCTCACGTGGAAAAGAACACTCACCTGTGCAGAGCTAATTCTAAATTACATCTGTCGCGAAAGCACATGCATCCAAAATATCTCTCAATTTTAGTGGTTTGCCACTAAACCAATGGAGTTAGAGgttttattatcatttctgAGACTGCCAATAACTGCTCGCTCGCAAATTGTTAGTAAGGTAATTGCGAACCTTACACCCAGAGGGAGTAATGGGATCTTGTTGAGAGAGGCATCCCAAATTGACCATAATTCCgccctcttttttcctctcctaaAAGTAAATTGTGTAGCTTGAAAGgcgaaaaaccacaaaattaaTGTTGGAATCTCTCATCGAAAAGATAGGGTTGGAGTGCAGATCACAAGCGATCAAGCTGAAGTCTCCctgattttcctgaaaaacggcgcgtGTGATTGTGCTGCCATACGTaacacgttgttaggtgcctcgtgGGAAAGATCGATCAAGAAGGCAGTTTTTCACGGCTTCTTGAGGGGAATTATGGAGAATTGAGCATAATCGCGCCTATGTTCGCGATATACACCCgtaaccttttctttttgatggaaaaatcccaacatcaatttaataataatgtgttgaaaaaatagattttttctattagatTTGCGCCTGCAGCCCCCGTTCCCACTGGAATCTTCCTGATTTCATTCCTAATAGGACTATTTCTCGAAGAACGTTGTCTTATATTTTCCTATTGgctataagaaaaaaacatgccCCGTTTGCCGTATCTTTTCTTAGCGACTATATGTCTCCTAAGCTCAGGTTCTATTGGTTGCTTTCGGTCCTACACTGAATTCTTACAGTTTTTCTCCGTATGACTTTTCGCGCTCACCTCGAATGAGCATCCCGCTTCGCATTCTCGAGTTTTCAGTTTTGTCCTCACATCCCATGCACCAAAATCTTCCCATAAGGATCCTCTTAAACACATCTTTCTAGGTATTAGGATATTTTAGTATAGAAACAACaaacttttaaagaaattctggaatgaaggaaaaaaaaac
This is a stretch of genomic DNA from Necator americanus strain Aroian chromosome II, whole genome shotgun sequence. It encodes these proteins:
- a CDS encoding hypothetical protein (NECATOR_CHRII.G8748.T2), whose translation is MFWLGVTLLLSSFLTITYSQTSCYPIQYSPYSGYKDKHAMIFYVEQFQDLADQIACQLESLEIDYSREVLLKPNDIKLYEVCNNSDFLNHTSTLHITVTITMALKIEEMCRNDVVLLHMKQIDKKWLGHVITPRTDMIIPLVSEDGEPMFDSLMILMETVAMAWGPLYFTPDKSKYKSLKLIEKAVKSKLVLVPSLAVCMVFLVGVVGVISFFAKRKKQKAEEKSLQKRKSFLLAEWGDENFQGTPMWNIEGEPLLAPIDIKLSRVFTWTNRMKSYYIKKITEHEAREAYCNRQKYKSSWILSCKFPRHTRRMTS
- a CDS encoding hypothetical protein (NECATOR_CHRII.G8748.T1); this encodes MFWLGVTLLLSSFLTITYSQTSCYPIQYSPYSGYKDKHAMIFYVEQFQDLADQIACQLESLEIDYSREVLLKPNDIKLYEVCNNSDFLNHTSTLHITVTITMALKIEEMCRNDVVLLHMKQIDKKWLGHVITPRTDMIIPLVSEDGEPMFDSLMILMETVAMAWGPLYFTPDKSKYKSLKLIEKAVKSKLVLVPSLAVCMVFLVGVVGVISFFAKRKKQKAEEKSLQKRKSFLLAEWGDENFQGTPMWNIEGEPLLAPIDIVGNPNEALLQLPRDPRPTRGSNEVILSETE
- a CDS encoding hypothetical protein (NECATOR_CHRII.G8749.T1) — translated: MAMIGLAICVFFLPAAKCVMCYEGSLWEDFGAWDVRTKLKTRECEAGCSFEERKKEGGIMVNLGCLSQQDPITPSGCKWQTTKIERYFGCMCFRDRCNLELALHRYSSAQSALLPQLSDAHSWNSDGEISNCLQKS